One genomic region from Athalia rosae chromosome 3, iyAthRosa1.1, whole genome shotgun sequence encodes:
- the LOC105690073 gene encoding leukocyte elastase inhibitor-like isoform X7 translates to MRTFVLFSLVALAICAKTMAEEGEVTPLQTIAQTTYGFGCDFLKTVAKTNNGNLITSPLSAQVILAMTYFGAGGNTATQMRSSLHMPVDDQRSQNGFKELITTLNNVNSVTLHLANKMFVRDGFTVAPAFKAITANHFLSECQSLNFADSAASAGTINAWCEEKTNNRIKDVIKPDSLTSDTAMVLVNAVYFKGEWDRKFNVENTQDRPFHVDEHTTKNVPTMYIKHNFRYGNIPDLDAKFLEIPYKGKEMSMVIILPNTINGLSQVTERLGSVDMPQLLKRSWASPVEVYLPKFKFETSLDLKETLEQMGMVDMFSNAANFSGISDIPLKVSKVIQKAFIEVNEEGSEAAAVTGTIFRPIVPSLPIRPEEFRIDRPFVYSILHLTAESHLFFGKVSNAHVA, encoded by the exons ATGCGGACGT ttgtattattttctctcgttgcACTCGCAATTTGTGCAAAAACCATGGCTGAGGAAGGCGAAGTAACTCCCCTTCAAACCATAGCTCAAACCACTTACGGGTTTGGCTGTGACTTTTTgaag ACTGTGGCAAAGACCAACAATGGCAACCTGATCACCTCACCATTGAGCGCACAAGTTATCCTTGCCATGACTTATTTCGGAGCAGGAGGAAATACTGCAACACAAATGCGCAGCAGTCTTCATATGCCGGTAGATGACCAGCGTTCCCAAAATGGCTTTAAGGAACTCATCACTACATTAAAT AACGTGAATAGCGTTACACTTCATCTGGCTAATAAGATGTTCGTTCGGGATGGATTTACTGTAGCACCCGCATTCAAGGCCATTACCGCGAATCATTTTCTGTCAGAATGCCAATCACTCAATTTTGCTGATTCGGCCGCTTCTGCAGGCACGATCAACGCTTGgtgcgaagaaaaaaccaacaaccGTATCAAGGATGTAATAAAACCAG ATAGCCTCACCTCAGACACAGCAATGGTTCTCGTCAACGCAGTTTACTTCAAAGGTGAGTGGGACAGGAAATTCAATGTAGAAAACACCCAGGATAGACCTTTCCACGTTGATGAACATACCACAAAGAACGTACCAACAATGTACATCAAACATAATTTCCGATATGGAAATATTCCTGATCTCGACGCCAAATTTCTGGAAATACCATACAAG gGCAAGGAGATGAGCATGGTGATAATATTGCCGAATACCATCAATGGACTATCACAAGTTACTGAGCGCCTTGGTTCAGTCGATATGCCGCAACTTTTGAAACGTTCTTGGGCCAGTCCAGTCGAAGTGTATCTACCAAAGTTCAAGTTTGAAACTTCCTTGGATCTTAAAGAAACTCTGGAGCAG atgGGAATGGTTGATATGTTCAGTAACGCCGCTAACTTTTCTGGAATTTCTGATATACCACTTAAAGTGAGCAAAGTTATACAAAAGGCGTTCATCGAAGTTAACGAGGAGGGTAGTGAGGCAGCCGCAGTTACCG GGACTATTTTCCGACCGATTGTACCATCGCTTCCAATAAGGCCAGAGGAATTCAGAATCGATCGACCATTCGTTTACTCGATACTTCATTTGACGGCGGAATCGCATTTGTTCTTCGGCAAAGTTTCCAATGCTCATGTCGCTTGA
- the LOC105690073 gene encoding alaserpin-like isoform X3: protein MRTFVLFSLVALAICAKTMAEEGEVTPLQTIAQTTYGFGCDFLKTVAKTNNGNLITSPLSAQVILAMTYFGAGGNTATQMRSSLHMPVDDQRSQNGFKELITTLNNVNSVTLHLANKMFVRDGFTVAPAFKAITANHFLSECQSLNFADSAASAGTINAWCEEKTNNRIKDVIKPDSLTSDTAMVLVNAVYFKGEWDRKFNVENTQDRPFHVDEHTTKNVPTMYIKHNFRYGNIPDLDAKFLEIPYKGKEMSMVIILPNTINGLSQVTERLGSVDMPQLLKRSWASPVEVYLPKFKFETSLDLKETLEQMGMVDMFSNAANFSGISDIPLKVSKVIQKAFIEVNEEGSEAAAVTGLQFFEMSARPPPLKISIDEPFHFTIYRRSDNILLFSGTVLDPTLLSNEK, encoded by the exons ATGCGGACGT ttgtattattttctctcgttgcACTCGCAATTTGTGCAAAAACCATGGCTGAGGAAGGCGAAGTAACTCCCCTTCAAACCATAGCTCAAACCACTTACGGGTTTGGCTGTGACTTTTTgaag ACTGTGGCAAAGACCAACAATGGCAACCTGATCACCTCACCATTGAGCGCACAAGTTATCCTTGCCATGACTTATTTCGGAGCAGGAGGAAATACTGCAACACAAATGCGCAGCAGTCTTCATATGCCGGTAGATGACCAGCGTTCCCAAAATGGCTTTAAGGAACTCATCACTACATTAAAT AACGTGAATAGCGTTACACTTCATCTGGCTAATAAGATGTTCGTTCGGGATGGATTTACTGTAGCACCCGCATTCAAGGCCATTACCGCGAATCATTTTCTGTCAGAATGCCAATCACTCAATTTTGCTGATTCGGCCGCTTCTGCAGGCACGATCAACGCTTGgtgcgaagaaaaaaccaacaaccGTATCAAGGATGTAATAAAACCAG ATAGCCTCACCTCAGACACAGCAATGGTTCTCGTCAACGCAGTTTACTTCAAAGGTGAGTGGGACAGGAAATTCAATGTAGAAAACACCCAGGATAGACCTTTCCACGTTGATGAACATACCACAAAGAACGTACCAACAATGTACATCAAACATAATTTCCGATATGGAAATATTCCTGATCTCGACGCCAAATTTCTGGAAATACCATACAAG gGCAAGGAGATGAGCATGGTGATAATATTGCCGAATACCATCAATGGACTATCACAAGTTACTGAGCGCCTTGGTTCAGTCGATATGCCGCAACTTTTGAAACGTTCTTGGGCCAGTCCAGTCGAAGTGTATCTACCAAAGTTCAAGTTTGAAACTTCCTTGGATCTTAAAGAAACTCTGGAGCAG atgGGAATGGTTGATATGTTCAGTAACGCCGCTAACTTTTCTGGAATTTCTGATATACCACTTAAAGTGAGCAAAGTTATACAAAAGGCGTTCATCGAAGTTAACGAGGAGGGTAGTGAGGCAGCCGCAGTTACCG GATTACAATTCTTTGAGATGTCCGCTAGGCCTCCACCGCTAAagatatcgatcgatgaacCCTTCCATTTCACGATTTATCGTCGCTCTGATAATATTCTTCTGTTCTCTGGCACTGTTCTTGACCCGACCTTactatcgaatgaaaaataa
- the LOC105690073 gene encoding alaserpin-like isoform X16, producing MRTFVLFSLVALAICAKTMAEEGEVTPLQTIAQTTYGFGCDFLKTVAKTNNGNLITSPLSAQVILAMTYFGAGGNTATQMRSSLHMPVDDQRSQNGFKELITTLNNVNSVTLHLANKMFVRDGFTVAPAFKAITANHFLSECQSLNFADSAASAGTINAWCEEKTNNRIKDVIKPDSLTSDTAMVLVNAVYFKGEWDRKFNVENTQDRPFHVDEHTTKNVPTMYIKHNFRYGNIPDLDAKFLEIPYKGKEMSMVIILPNTINGLSQVTERLGSVDMPQLLKRSWASPVEVYLPKFKFETSLDLKETLEQMGMVDMFSNAANFSGISDIPLKVSKVIQKAFIEVNEEGSEAAAVTAFTFGLVSLGNLPPRFLVDQPFLYTIRHSETGAPLFNGKVTNPSI from the exons ATGCGGACGT ttgtattattttctctcgttgcACTCGCAATTTGTGCAAAAACCATGGCTGAGGAAGGCGAAGTAACTCCCCTTCAAACCATAGCTCAAACCACTTACGGGTTTGGCTGTGACTTTTTgaag ACTGTGGCAAAGACCAACAATGGCAACCTGATCACCTCACCATTGAGCGCACAAGTTATCCTTGCCATGACTTATTTCGGAGCAGGAGGAAATACTGCAACACAAATGCGCAGCAGTCTTCATATGCCGGTAGATGACCAGCGTTCCCAAAATGGCTTTAAGGAACTCATCACTACATTAAAT AACGTGAATAGCGTTACACTTCATCTGGCTAATAAGATGTTCGTTCGGGATGGATTTACTGTAGCACCCGCATTCAAGGCCATTACCGCGAATCATTTTCTGTCAGAATGCCAATCACTCAATTTTGCTGATTCGGCCGCTTCTGCAGGCACGATCAACGCTTGgtgcgaagaaaaaaccaacaaccGTATCAAGGATGTAATAAAACCAG ATAGCCTCACCTCAGACACAGCAATGGTTCTCGTCAACGCAGTTTACTTCAAAGGTGAGTGGGACAGGAAATTCAATGTAGAAAACACCCAGGATAGACCTTTCCACGTTGATGAACATACCACAAAGAACGTACCAACAATGTACATCAAACATAATTTCCGATATGGAAATATTCCTGATCTCGACGCCAAATTTCTGGAAATACCATACAAG gGCAAGGAGATGAGCATGGTGATAATATTGCCGAATACCATCAATGGACTATCACAAGTTACTGAGCGCCTTGGTTCAGTCGATATGCCGCAACTTTTGAAACGTTCTTGGGCCAGTCCAGTCGAAGTGTATCTACCAAAGTTCAAGTTTGAAACTTCCTTGGATCTTAAAGAAACTCTGGAGCAG atgGGAATGGTTGATATGTTCAGTAACGCCGCTAACTTTTCTGGAATTTCTGATATACCACTTAAAGTGAGCAAAGTTATACAAAAGGCGTTCATCGAAGTTAACGAGGAGGGTAGTGAGGCAGCCGCAGTTACCG CCTTCACATTCGGGTTGGTTTCTCTCGGAAATTTGCCACCGAGATTCCTTGTGGATCAACCGTTCCTCTATACAATTCGACATTCTGAAACGGGCGCTCCTTTATTCAATGGAAAAGTTACGAATCCTTCGATATAA
- the LOC105690073 gene encoding antichymotrypsin-2-like isoform X8, with translation MRTFVLFSLVALAICAKTMAEEGEVTPLQTIAQTTYGFGCDFLKTVAKTNNGNLITSPLSAQVILAMTYFGAGGNTATQMRSSLHMPVDDQRSQNGFKELITTLNNVNSVTLHLANKMFVRDGFTVAPAFKAITANHFLSECQSLNFADSAASAGTINAWCEEKTNNRIKDVIKPDSLTSDTAMVLVNAVYFKGEWDRKFNVENTQDRPFHVDEHTTKNVPTMYIKHNFRYGNIPDLDAKFLEIPYKGKEMSMVIILPNTINGLSQVTERLGSVDMPQLLKRSWASPVEVYLPKFKFETSLDLKETLEQMGMVDMFSNAANFSGISDIPLKVSKVIQKAFIEVNEEGSEAAAVTVIEVVAISAVIWEPEPVVFSVKHPAYFQIRDNNHEITLFSGFIKDFA, from the exons ATGCGGACGT ttgtattattttctctcgttgcACTCGCAATTTGTGCAAAAACCATGGCTGAGGAAGGCGAAGTAACTCCCCTTCAAACCATAGCTCAAACCACTTACGGGTTTGGCTGTGACTTTTTgaag ACTGTGGCAAAGACCAACAATGGCAACCTGATCACCTCACCATTGAGCGCACAAGTTATCCTTGCCATGACTTATTTCGGAGCAGGAGGAAATACTGCAACACAAATGCGCAGCAGTCTTCATATGCCGGTAGATGACCAGCGTTCCCAAAATGGCTTTAAGGAACTCATCACTACATTAAAT AACGTGAATAGCGTTACACTTCATCTGGCTAATAAGATGTTCGTTCGGGATGGATTTACTGTAGCACCCGCATTCAAGGCCATTACCGCGAATCATTTTCTGTCAGAATGCCAATCACTCAATTTTGCTGATTCGGCCGCTTCTGCAGGCACGATCAACGCTTGgtgcgaagaaaaaaccaacaaccGTATCAAGGATGTAATAAAACCAG ATAGCCTCACCTCAGACACAGCAATGGTTCTCGTCAACGCAGTTTACTTCAAAGGTGAGTGGGACAGGAAATTCAATGTAGAAAACACCCAGGATAGACCTTTCCACGTTGATGAACATACCACAAAGAACGTACCAACAATGTACATCAAACATAATTTCCGATATGGAAATATTCCTGATCTCGACGCCAAATTTCTGGAAATACCATACAAG gGCAAGGAGATGAGCATGGTGATAATATTGCCGAATACCATCAATGGACTATCACAAGTTACTGAGCGCCTTGGTTCAGTCGATATGCCGCAACTTTTGAAACGTTCTTGGGCCAGTCCAGTCGAAGTGTATCTACCAAAGTTCAAGTTTGAAACTTCCTTGGATCTTAAAGAAACTCTGGAGCAG atgGGAATGGTTGATATGTTCAGTAACGCCGCTAACTTTTCTGGAATTTCTGATATACCACTTAAAGTGAGCAAAGTTATACAAAAGGCGTTCATCGAAGTTAACGAGGAGGGTAGTGAGGCAGCCGCAGTTACCG tGATCGAAGTGGTAGCGATAAGTGCTGTAATCTGGGAACCGGAACCGGTGGTATTTTCGGTCAAACATCCAGCGTATTTTCAGATACGAGATAATAATCACGAAATAACTCTATTCAGCGGATTCATTAAGGATTTCGCCTAA
- the LOC105690073 gene encoding antichymotrypsin-2-like isoform X21 — protein sequence MAEEGEVTPLQTIAQTTYGFGCDFLKTVAKTNNGNLITSPLSAQVILAMTYFGAGGNTATQMRSSLHMPVDDQRSQNGFKELITTLNNVNSVTLHLANKMFVRDGFTVAPAFKAITANHFLSECQSLNFADSAASAGTINAWCEEKTNNRIKDVIKPDSLTSDTAMVLVNAVYFKGEWDRKFNVENTQDRPFHVDEHTTKNVPTMYIKHNFRYGNIPDLDAKFLEIPYKGKEMSMVIILPNTINGLSQVTERLGSVDMPQLLKRSWASPVEVYLPKFKFETSLDLKETLEQMGMVDMFSNAANFSGISDIPLKVSKVIQKAFIEVNEEGSEAAAVTGLSGRRSFANSDDSITMNVDKPFIFYLLAANNVGPIIEGQLRDPGFDNPQENVKQ from the exons ATGGCTGAGGAAGGCGAAGTAACTCCCCTTCAAACCATAGCTCAAACCACTTACGGGTTTGGCTGTGACTTTTTgaag ACTGTGGCAAAGACCAACAATGGCAACCTGATCACCTCACCATTGAGCGCACAAGTTATCCTTGCCATGACTTATTTCGGAGCAGGAGGAAATACTGCAACACAAATGCGCAGCAGTCTTCATATGCCGGTAGATGACCAGCGTTCCCAAAATGGCTTTAAGGAACTCATCACTACATTAAAT AACGTGAATAGCGTTACACTTCATCTGGCTAATAAGATGTTCGTTCGGGATGGATTTACTGTAGCACCCGCATTCAAGGCCATTACCGCGAATCATTTTCTGTCAGAATGCCAATCACTCAATTTTGCTGATTCGGCCGCTTCTGCAGGCACGATCAACGCTTGgtgcgaagaaaaaaccaacaaccGTATCAAGGATGTAATAAAACCAG ATAGCCTCACCTCAGACACAGCAATGGTTCTCGTCAACGCAGTTTACTTCAAAGGTGAGTGGGACAGGAAATTCAATGTAGAAAACACCCAGGATAGACCTTTCCACGTTGATGAACATACCACAAAGAACGTACCAACAATGTACATCAAACATAATTTCCGATATGGAAATATTCCTGATCTCGACGCCAAATTTCTGGAAATACCATACAAG gGCAAGGAGATGAGCATGGTGATAATATTGCCGAATACCATCAATGGACTATCACAAGTTACTGAGCGCCTTGGTTCAGTCGATATGCCGCAACTTTTGAAACGTTCTTGGGCCAGTCCAGTCGAAGTGTATCTACCAAAGTTCAAGTTTGAAACTTCCTTGGATCTTAAAGAAACTCTGGAGCAG atgGGAATGGTTGATATGTTCAGTAACGCCGCTAACTTTTCTGGAATTTCTGATATACCACTTAAAGTGAGCAAAGTTATACAAAAGGCGTTCATCGAAGTTAACGAGGAGGGTAGTGAGGCAGCCGCAGTTACCG GTTTGAGCGGTCGACGTTCCTTCGCTAATTCCGACGATTCGATCACCATGAACGTCGACAAACCATTCATTTTCTATCTACTGGCCGCCAATAATGTCGGTCCAATAATCGAAGGCCAACTAAGAGATCCCGGATTCGATAACCCCCAAGAGAATGTTAAACAATGA